The genomic segment TACATTCATAttgtatttttctgtattattttagATTTACACCATCATACTTTATAACATTGTGAATGTGATTTTTGCCTACCTTACTGGATTCTTTGAGTTTCCATGGGAAATTCATAATTTTCAAAATGGACAAGGGTGCTTCCCAAAAAATTCCCTAGACCTGATCCTGTAGGATAGGTGTGGTTAGGGTAGATTAGTATCCCAGAGGGGAGTTGAGGAAGGTACAACCCtccagctaggttaggttaggttagattatccCTGGAGGGTGGGGGGCCATGATGACACAGCCCCTCCAGCTAAGTTAAGGGGATAAGGAGATTATGGTGTAAATAAGaacaattaccttttttttttcccagccaTTAATGGAGTCTGGtcaaaaatacacttttcttgcatttttgtAATGAGAAGAATGAGTGTCATTTTAAATGCTAGACATGCCATATGTGACCATTAATGGTCTTTAATCTATGGTCTAGTGAATTTCTTCTGTTAGTGGCACAGCTGAGGTGGATCTCTACCAGATCCAgttttctaattttctctcaAAATACGAGTGATCTGGTAAAAGCTTGAGTATCCTGGAGTAGGCAGTTCATCTGGCACAGTTTGGAGCCACTTGTCCAGCCTTCTTTGGAAGAGCTGCGCTTAAATGTATCTAAGCCTTGTTTGCCTCCAATGTGCACTATGGAGTGGTGGTCCCAGAACTGATCATTGCAGGACTGTACTTTGAGCAGCACTAGCTTCTGATTGTTCACTATGAACCAACACCTTTTGAGTTCTCCTGGTGAGGAAGCTGTGCAGCCATCTTTGTAAAGAATGTGCTGTGCCATGTTCTCTTAGCTTATGGAGAAGTATACCATGTCCATATACTTTATCAGAAGCTTTTGCAAAATCCAGATTGCTTTATCTCCTTCATGGGTATACTGAAGAATTTTTTCTTGATAGGTGAGGAACATAATCAGTTTTGTTGGAATCCATATTGCCCATCATTTAGAATGTTATTGGTTGCAAAGAAATTTattgtcctcttccttataACTCATGGGGAATCCCCAGAGAGGACAACGcctaaacgctcaattcaaaatggtcagaccatagtaaAATCTTTATGCATTTTTACAGCCTATAAGTTTCTTACATAAATCATAGAATATTGTTGTTTACATCAGTCTGTTCCCTGGCTGAAGCAGGTACAGGGATCTTCTGAAGAGATGTAAGACTTGGGACTTGTTATACTTATGTGCCATTTATTGTATAAAACTGCAGAAATACTTTTTAGTTAGTATTTCACAATAATTAtgacctcttatttttttttctgtcacctTAATCTTACTGGTGCCCTTTTAGCTATCATCCACTTTATAAACAGTACTAAGTGTAATATACACTACAATTGTACAGTGTTATATGTAAGTCTGTCAACTTAATCTTACTGGTGCCCTTTAGCTATCATCCACTTTATAAACAGTACTAAGTGTAATATACACTACAAATGTACAGTGTTATATGTAACTGAAATATGTAGTGGACTGACAAAAGATAAATAGTTATAATAAATTGTTTATTgtaatctggaaaaaaaaaaacaacacctgAGGACAAGGAGCAAAAATGGCCAAGAAGAGACCTAGGGTAATTATCCATGCAGTTTTGGAATAATtggatttttccttcttttgatcAGTGACTGTGCATGAAGCAtattttattacatattttttacTGTCTCTGTAAATTGAAGTTTTTATTTAGGCTTGGACCCATGCAAGCTGTGGATTTTGGAAGGTTATACAGTGTGTTAGGTGAATGTGTATGCTTATCCAATACATCACTAGTCTGTACATATCAGGAATTGATAGGGATGAGTGAGTTAAGGTGTTTTGAGCTATTTTGTAGTCTTGCCAAGCTTCCCTCAGTTGGATCAAAATGATGCTCTTTCACCTGGAATTTCCTATTGGGAAGCAGGGAAAATTAGGTGAATAGAATGGCTGGGAAAGGATTCTTATATTTGGAAGTTGGAAACTGTTAAACAATGAATAGTGTATGGATGAATATGTTGTCATGGGCAGGGGCATACTaagggagggatgagaagggaaggggcaAAAAATGACAGGGAGTGCCATTCTGGCTCAAGTATAGTAGGGTATGTGATAACACACTGTTGTTATAATGTACAACTGCAATattgcactgaaattttaataaatatttaatcagaataacaaatCCACACTAGCATAACAAACCTGCCACTAGTgtgagcactgaaattttaataaaaatttaatcaaaataacaagctaaaacttgcaagactaactcaccagctgtaCAAGCCACTGCTCACCTGTCTGCTGcctgtttcttcctcccatttttttgtttcctctcctttcttttgtcttgtctcaaaccttcctccctgtcacctcccctcccccatatctgtcagagataagggacaagggagtgaaacactcactctctctctctctctctctctctctctctctctctctctctctctctctctctctctctctctctctctctctctctctctctctctctctctctctctctctctctctctctctctctctctctctctccctaattcattttatgttatttccatttcattgtttctcactttttctcactCATATACGTAATTCTATTTCCATTCTCTATCAGTcacattctatttagcaatccttaggattgttcttactttcacacagagagagagagatatagaaaaagagagagagagagagctctgacTTATGCAGGATTTACTATATGTATACGTGTGACGCTGACAACAGGTAAATGTGACCAGTACTTTTCAAAGCAGTGCGAAACTCAGGATGATAAAAACTTAGGACAAGGCGCAAAACTTGGGAGGGTACTTTATACATGTGTTATCTCAAATTTAGTAGCAAATGTGctcattttgatgtattttttttaattatggaattttttttatattattttctggtcctctggaaccaattaattttttctcATAGGTTCCTCAGTCACTATAATGAATGCTACATTGGAACAAATCATATTCGTTGTTGTGTACCCTACTGTATGTCTCATTTGGTAATTTTTCTATCATCTTTtagttggtattattattattattattattattattattattattattattattattattattattattatattgttattatatatgTTTAGGATCTGGAAGTTGTTTATTATTGTCCACAATCAATTGCGATTTTTCTTCAGACCATGCTGGTCTCATTCCAGTCAGAGAAAAATCTGTCATCTTGGTTTTATGTCCAGTTCCTTACAGACCAAATCCCTTTATGCTGTCTGTCACAAAGACCGTACATGGTATGCCAAAAGTGTGTTTATATTGAAGAAAAGGTCAAATGCGGATGGAAGAGTCTCAGATTACCAGGGCTGGACTTGTGGCTGGAGGGGTAGTCTTTGTGGGCTTGGGCACTAGACTCTTCagctatcaattttttttttttcaaacctaaGACatggagataaataaataaagtaattgtACATCACAGTTTATtaacttagaaataaaaaaaaattatcgtcCTATTAGTAAATCGAGATTTCAGTCAATAAGcaatatttcatcattcatcTGAAGTGAATGTAGTGGTCATGGTTGTGGCAAAGGAGCAAGTGGATGCTGTGCCCCAGGTGATCATGGGAGAGAAACCTGGAATTGTTCTGCCATTTACTGAACCATCCTGCATAGCATTCTTGTATCTTACAAACACCATAGATGATTTGCTTACAGTCTAGAAAAAAGTTGTGCTATTCTGCAGCATTTTCTGGTCTTGTGTGTGTTACTGGCCATTGAGAAAActcattttattaattattcttGACAGATCTTGGTCCTTAAAATGTTTGTACCACACAgactttgttttggtttgtatCATCAAATACATTTTTAAGCATTCCTTAACAACATGGGAGCCATAGTATTTCAtgcattaatattttctttcattatactGAGGAGGTAATTGGTTtggcttttatattttttgtttttgttggtatGCTCCCTTCTGGCTACTGTGAATATAGTAGAAGTTCAGTAGATTGTTTTATGGTGTCATTAGCAATGTCTgcctgaaaaaaaatgatagagtTAAGTTGATGTATGATTAACTGGTTTATGCTTTGTGCAGTTTTGTTACAGTATGTATCTTAAAAAGTcttttttaatttatatatttatttgttcttacATGAATGATGGAACAGTCCCCAGACCAGAACATAATGAACATAATATCTATGCCAAAGATATTTTCATATGGGAAATGTCAGATTTAGGAGGAAAGTGGATATGCTTCTTGCATTGTATAGCCTGTGTAAGGTTAAAGTTTGGGGAGTATTCAGTATTACAGGAAGTATGTGCTTGACCATGTGAGGTTGAATTTGAATACACATGAGCGCGTATTCTACAAACCGTCATAGCCAAGTCTGTCGGTCATAGCGAAATAAAATAGCACATTTCAGACATAACTCTGTCATAAACTCATATTATTGTCTATAAACTCCTATTATTGGTCATAAAATGCTAGGACAGGATTCACCCTGTCTTAGCGCTGCCTCTGACTGTCAGAAGTCTTTCAATATAACAACACAGCCATACATACCATATCACAATCCccagctgttttttttatttttataaatataacaataaatatTAGTAACTATGAGCAAATGATGTCCTTCTTTGAGGTGATAaaatattattataaataaTCGCCAGGAAGAGTAAAATCAGTTTTCCTAAACATGAACAAACCTTGCCTTGAGTGGCCTGCATGTGTTGGGCTGTCGGCCGTAATCTTCTCTTATATATTGTGTTTCTTTTGATTAAATACACTGTCTGACTTCCCCAAAAACTCATAATATGAAGTCAAAACAATGTAAATCCAAGAAAACGATGTCAAGAACCTGTTTCATTCCATAAATTTAAAGTTGAcaaattgtgagtgtgtgttctaGAGGCAGATGGTGACAGAGATATGACCGACGACTTCTGATGGCCACAAGACTGATGGTCACTTAATTCTGTTAGCTATGACAGTTAGCTATGGTCGACCATAAGCACTATGTAGAATATGGGCCCTGATATTTACTGTTCCTCGTTGCTGAATTCTCTAAACCAAGTTTAGGAATATCTATTTGCTATTTTTTGTGACTATTTATTTTAATCACAGGATGGACAGGAACACTCGGGTCCCTTTATAAGGCGCTGCACACCTGACAAAAAGGAGGTGATCACCCTTTCCAAATACTCCAACACTTTGGAATACATGTTTACTTGTGGCATTTGCTTGATTACCTTGTGAGCAGAAATATAACCCTGACTGTTGGCAGAACACAGGTCTTGGCTTCTGTGGCACAATGTGGCTCTTAGCATCActcatttttatacatttttaacAGTTCTTATTGTATTTTAAGGTGTCAGTGGTTTTTTCATGAATCCTCTCCCTGTgtcttaagaaaaatatatcaaagGTCCATGGATATACATACctctatgtattattattattattattattattactgttattattattattatttattattattattattattattattattattattattattattattattattattaaaattttttattttattttattttattttttatttatttatttatttatttattcattttttatcttattttatttatttttatttttttattttctttttcttttttatttattagcaTGCAGAGTGTATGTTGCTTGCTGAACGACCTGTCAGAACTGTTCCTTTTTGTCAAAAGTTGTGTGAAATTTTTTGAGGCTAAATTGCCAATGAGTTTGACACCAGCTAAGAAGGTATCCTGGTATTCCTTTTGTCATGCTGCAACAAGAACTTTGAAGATTATGGTCTGATTTGTGACTTTGAATCTAAAGCATTCACTATAACAAGTGTCATTTGAGGAAGTAtgtcagaaaagaaaagaaataataatttgtttaatattttatgGAATGTCATTTATATTTTAATGATTGTTGGGTTAATAGCAGAACCAGGTACCAGTAGTAATTAGCCTCTCCCTAATATTTGAAGtaataagacaagaaataatgaggtGTGTTTTTTCAGGACATTCCAGTGCCAGTGGAGGAGAAGCCCACCAAGCAGGAGTATGCTGTGGCCACATACTTAAAGAAGAACTGCcccacaaagaaaacaaagtttCTCAATCACCAGGTCCAGTATTTTTATGGTAAGTTGTGGAATGTACAGGGGTGAGGTGCTCCTTGAAAGAGCAGGTATTAGTGAAGACTTGACTTTATTAAGATTTAGTTTTCTTCAGAAGATTGATTTGCTTGCCTCCCCTGCAAGCAATTCATGATGACTCAGGAAGTTTTGTTGTGACTACTAATTGGTGAGGATGTTGCATGGAAGTGGGACAATTTATGGGGGATTGAGACCTTCAGTTACATGATATGACTTTGTTGTGTATCCCACTTAGGAGTCATGTCATTTATTGAGCAGGACTGAGTGGAGTCCACTAACACATTCATATGAGCTTGTGTATTGTGTTTACTAATAAATTTATACTGTTTTTCATCTCTGAAAGTAGAAattaaatctaactttactCACTAATACTTCATTATCTACTCATGAGTGTAGGCTGGATCAAATTATGGAACTCAGTACAAACTCCAAATTTAGAACATCAGATTGATTTTTTGAGTCAGAgtaatttttcattatatatctgctaattgttcttgttttctttcagcaAATAAAGCCATTGATATTCTTCTGGATTCACAATGGGCCTCTGGCAAAGACATCCTCTTCACAGATCGGCAGTCTGTTGTGGATTACTGCAACAAGTGGGTGCCTTTTCTAATTACATTTGTGTCCCTGTTAATACTTTAATGTTGAGGTGTAGCTTTCTATACATTATAAATAATTGTTTCCATGCTGAAGCATTAGTAATTTCCTTTGCTTTGTGTTGGGATTTGGCAACAATATACAACTCAGTACACATTTTATTGccttaaatatgaaaaaattaaattggACATACTGTTGAAGTGGCAGATTAACCACTTTCTGATGGCAGGGCAGATACCAGATAGATTCCAAATAAAAAATCATCTTCATACAGACTCTGCCAACCTTCAGCCATAAGTATACATATAATTTCTTTGCATATGAGCATTCCATACTGATGTCAATATATTTGAagatataactctctctctctctctctctctctctctctctctctctctctctctctctctctctctctctctctctctctctctctctctctctctctctctctctctctctctctctctctctctctctctctctctctctctctctctctctctctctctgcacagccAGACCTCTCCTTTTCCAAGGTTTAGGTAATAGATGTCCATGATGTTGAAAATCTGTGAATAATTGATGTGGCTGCCTAAAAAACTCCTGGCCCCTATGTTGCTGTGTCCCCTTAAAAAATCCTGACATCcctataatcttttttttaagtaaaggaaaacCCATTTATGTGTACTTATGATGACTTCATTTAATATttagtaaaaaagtaaaacaatgcTGAATATTGTGGTGTGGCTTTCACTCCAGGCAGGGGTTAATATTTAATTTAAAAATATTGCTGTGCCATGTATCTATTAACATTTCAATGCAATAGTACTATAATTATTTACTTCAGTTGCTTGAAGTTATTTTCATGCAAATGTCCTGAGGCTGAGTCCTTTTGCGGGTGATGGAGAAATTTACATCACCTTGGACTTGGATGCGGGTAGCTGTGGTGAGAGGCAATGGCTGTCATGAAGACCACTCATTTCGATTCTGGGACAGTGAGGTGTCTCTGTTCAGCTAGCTATTGAGCACCAGTTGTTAACATAATTGATAACTGGCTTTGCTGTCCCAGTATTTCCCAACTCCCCTTTTGTGAGGTGTTTGGCTGCTGTCCTATAGTACCTCATCATGACTGTCTCCTTATGGATAGTTCTGAGGAACAGGCGTCAGGTATAAATACAGATATGTGAACTTCCCAGCTTAATGTTACataaaaatgtattattttcacttttctggTTCACTGGAGATCATGTAAAGGTAAAAATACGATTACATGCTGTACCTTGAAAATGAGTAAAACCTGTTTCTTTTCATAGGTTACTGAAATTAAAGTTCTTCCATCGAGCCAAAAAGATTCCCATCACAGACAAGGATTTAAGACCTAAAGAtctcaagaagaaaaaggaaaaggagaaagaagagaaaaagaagaaagagactgataaaaaggaaaagaaagaagaaaaaaaagagaaagaagaaaagaaagagaaggaagagaaaaaaaatgtagaggaagacaaagatgaaaatgaagaggaaggagaggaagagtcaAGGCCAGAAGCTGGGACTacagataaagaggaaaaagatggcaaagacaaggaagaggaaaaagaaaagaaaaagaaaaagaaatccaaGATAAAGTTAGATATGCATTTGGAACAGGTAAGGATACTTATGGTGCATGAACATATTAATAGTATtttttataagaacataagacatTGTGAGAAGGTACAAGAATCCATcagacctacatgtggcagtcaaTGAGTGAAACagcttacctatttccacctatcatccatcCCTGTGACCACATAATTTTCATGCACTCACAACTATCCTCTTAGTCTTTCATCACACATGTCTGACCACATTATTCTCTTTACTAGTTTACATTTCTCCATTCTTTGTACATGCCCAAGCTATCTTAACACACTGATCTGCGTATCCAGCCAACTCTCAAAACATAAGTTAGTCTTACCTCCTCATTTATTATTCTATCCTTCTATGTAAGTCCTCACATACTCCTCATACATTTTGTTTCCATTACATTTAActgtttcttcttcacttccatGTTCCATGTATCTACAGTACAGCACAGTGGGCACCACTATTCCCTCATAAAACTCTTTCTTTACACTCATACCCAGTGTCCTGTGTTTAAAGATCTTCTCAGTCCATCAAGTACTTTTACTGCTTCTTTCACCCTGTAACTGATGATCCCAAATACTTGAAACAATCCACCTCCTCCAGCTGCTTTCCATTTAATCTTATAACCATCCTTTCACCACCTATCTCTCTCAagcatttcattacttttcttttaccaACATttaccttcatcttcctcctcctataaacacacccaaactccaCCACCAGTATTTTCAACTTCCTCTctgagtcagccagtcagccaccaGAGCTGTATCATCAACAAATAGTAGCTGACTCAGATCCCATACATTTACCTCTTCATTGATCAAACTCAGGGCTTTTCCTAAAAACCTCACATTTACTTGTTTTACCACACCATCTATATACAAGTTGAACAGTCATGGTAATGTtacatgataataatgatgatgataaaaacatGACCACCTCACACCAGTTGCAAATAACTGgctttggcacacacacacctagacaccattatatatgaaaaagaatcttatttccctccttccatgtATATTCCCAAATGATTTCAGCAAGCTGATAGTTGTATACCTGAAGAGATAAGTTTCTTGTCTTCAAAAATGTATTGCAGATGAGGATTTTTAGGCACAAAAAGTTAGCTATTATGCATGTACCCAAATAACTGTTGAATATTTATAATAACTTAATTTTCTCAAATTTTAGGTGTTTGTTGATGGAAGTGATGCCTATGTGTGGATGTACGACCCCATACCATTTTGGTACTACATTGTGGGGGCTCTGTTTCTCTTTGGGGCCATAGCTGTGTGTCTTTTCCCTCTGTGGCCACCATCTGTCAGGTACAGTTTCATTTTGTTGACTAGTTCTTGTTATACCATTTCTCTATTGTGGAAAATTTGattctttattttcaattaGATTCATCCCATATAATGGTGATGGAAACAAAGTCCTTGGCTGTATGGTGCcattttttaatctctctctctctctctctctctctctctctctctctctctctctctctctctctctctctctctctctctctctctctctctctctctctctctctctctctctctctctctctctctctctctcatttgtattTGTGGTTTAAACAACTAAGATTCTCAGCTGACAAGAAACTGATGTtgtgtgttatttgtatgtACAAATGAGTTGTTGATAATCTTTTATGCATTTCCTGTCATCTGCAGAAAAGGAGTGTACTACTTAAGCATAGCAGCAGCCGGCTTCCTGGGCTTGATTCTTGGGTTGGCAGTGGTGCGGTTTATTGTGTTTATCATCATCTGGGTGCTAACTATGGGCGTCCACCATCTCTGGCTCCTCCCCAACCTGACAGAAGATGTTGGCTTCTTTGCATCATTTTggcctctctatcatgtaagTTGGCTATGTTCAGTTAATTGAGATTATGTTGGCCTGTAGTTTTATAACTAATTATGTCCCAGTTTGGAATGTGCCTTGCAGTAATCTAGCTTGTTAGTGTACTCTTAGATCTGACAATTTGAATTACCTCCAACTACCTGGTTGTTATGTTGTATGGTTTCTGCATGTATAGGATAAGTGTTGTCATAAATGTCAAACTTGTGttttaatatgaaaaaagtgaaaggatattttgccatattttttattggttttcaAATCTGTGTTGTACAACAGTCTAGGATATCATAACACTTTTGGTCCGAGTAGTTGTTCCAAAAGTATCAGTTGAAAGTAGCCTTCACTGAGCACAGCACCACCCACCATTTACTGTTTCAGTACGAATACCGAGGTAAAGgctatgaaaagaagaaaaaaaagaaaaagaaggtaacATTGGAGGTAGATGATGATGACCAAGATAAAAAGTCTGATGGGGAAGACACAGTAGATGGCCAAGACACAGCACCAGAGACTGACAAGCCAGAGACAGATGCAGACAGGTCAGTTAGTGTTTTTATTGTCACTACCGTTTTGCATCACACTGTATCATTATTACACTGTGTCAGTCAACACATTAAAATGTATGTACAGTTGATCCTCCTCTAATGTGAGTTTCTTTAACATGATTCACTTAATGTGGCCTAAAATTGCTGAAGAAAAGTTCCTCCTTAAGGGACCAAGATGCACTCTAATGCAACTTTTTCACATTCAAAACACTTGCCTGCATGCCACTATTTCTCAGTGGCTCACTCAGGAGTAGTAGTGAAGTAAGACTCCTGAATCACTCATTCAAATTGAACGACACTTTTCACTGAAACGGCTCTGCCACATTGTGTGACACCACCCTAGGTGGTCTGTGTAACCCTTTGCTGCAATGGCAGACCATCCCAACTCCAATCCCAGCACCCCAGCTACCTCATCGCAAACACACCCACCTCACCTTGGATGAGAAGCTGGAGGTAATACATAGGATTGATGCTGGAGAGAAGACAGCGATAGGGAGGTCCTTTAATGTAAAGGAGTCAACTATCCACACTGTATTTTTGAtgccaaaacattaccaaaaactggcTAAAAAATGTGACTTAGGGTGggggtgaagaagaaaataaggggtTTCAAGAGGCCTTCTAATGTGATATTTCTCTAATGTGATGGTCttccaaaagaaaataattacattaGAGGAGGACTGACTGTATTAttgttgaaatatatatatatatatatatatatatatatatatatatatatatatatatatatatatatatatatatatatatatatatatatatatatatatatattttttttttattaaactgTTAGCTTTGATCTGCACAGTTTATAAGATGTTGTGATCCAATAACCCAGCTTTGTATATGAAAAATTGTGAATTTTTTAGGCAGTTTTGTTATATATGATTATTAACTGGGAAAGTTTCTCTGAAAGATTTGCAAGTGGTCTTTTATTAAAGCTTTGTAACCAGTTAAAAACTTAGatgaagtaaaaacaaaatgGACCTCTATAAGTTTCTATCATTGTGTTTTGCTTCACAGAACTGCTGGTGAGGAGCAGACTGCTGCAAGTGAGACTGACTCAGAAAATTCAAATTCACAAGCCTTTGAAAtagtagagaaggaagatgtaGTTGAA from the Scylla paramamosain isolate STU-SP2022 chromosome 5, ASM3559412v1, whole genome shotgun sequence genome contains:
- the LOC135100850 gene encoding translocation protein SEC62-like isoform X3, whose product is MAKKRPRDIPVPVEEKPTKQEYAVATYLKKNCPTKKTKFLNHQVQYFYANKAIDILLDSQWASGKDILFTDRQSVVDYCNKLLKLKFFHRAKKIPITDKDLRPKDLKKKKEKEKEEKKKKETDKKEKKEEKKEKEEKKEKEEKKNVEEDKDENEEEGEEESRPEAGTTDKEEKDGKDKEEEKEKKKKKKSKIKLDMHLEQVFVDGSDAYVWMYDPIPFWYYIVGALFLFGAIAVCLFPLWPPSVRKGVYYLSIAAAGFLGLILGLAVVRFIVFIIIWVLTMGVHHLWLLPNLTEDVGFFASFWPLYHYEYRGKGYEKKKKKKKKVTLEVDDDDQDKKSDGEDTVDGQDTAPETDKPETDADRTAGEEQTAASETDSENSNSQAFEIVEKEDVVEPEKGSCVEEVKAEHTEEGSEVEETSRS
- the LOC135100850 gene encoding translocation protein SEC62-like isoform X1: MAKKRPRDGQEHSGPFIRRCTPDKKEDIPVPVEEKPTKQEYAVATYLKKNCPTKKTKFLNHQVQYFYANKAIDILLDSQWASGKDILFTDRQSVVDYCNKLLKLKFFHRAKKIPITDKDLRPKDLKKKKEKEKEEKKKKETDKKEKKEEKKEKEEKKEKEEKKNVEEDKDENEEEGEEESRPEAGTTDKEEKDGKDKEEEKEKKKKKKSKIKLDMHLEQVFVDGSDAYVWMYDPIPFWYYIVGALFLFGAIAVCLFPLWPPSVRKGVYYLSIAAAGFLGLILGLAVVRFIVFIIIWVLTMGVHHLWLLPNLTEDVGFFASFWPLYHYEYRGKGYEKKKKKKKKVTLEVDDDDQDKKSDGEDTVDGQDTAPETDKPETDADRTAGEEQTAASETDSENSNSQAFEIVEKEDVVEPEKGSCVEEVKAEHTEEGSEVEETSRS
- the LOC135100850 gene encoding translocation protein SEC62-like isoform X2 — protein: MAEKRKAKKKAQDIPVPVEEKPTKQEYAVATYLKKNCPTKKTKFLNHQVQYFYANKAIDILLDSQWASGKDILFTDRQSVVDYCNKLLKLKFFHRAKKIPITDKDLRPKDLKKKKEKEKEEKKKKETDKKEKKEEKKEKEEKKEKEEKKNVEEDKDENEEEGEEESRPEAGTTDKEEKDGKDKEEEKEKKKKKKSKIKLDMHLEQVFVDGSDAYVWMYDPIPFWYYIVGALFLFGAIAVCLFPLWPPSVRKGVYYLSIAAAGFLGLILGLAVVRFIVFIIIWVLTMGVHHLWLLPNLTEDVGFFASFWPLYHYEYRGKGYEKKKKKKKKVTLEVDDDDQDKKSDGEDTVDGQDTAPETDKPETDADRTAGEEQTAASETDSENSNSQAFEIVEKEDVVEPEKGSCVEEVKAEHTEEGSEVEETSRS